One part of the Anopheles coustani chromosome 2, idAnoCousDA_361_x.2, whole genome shotgun sequence genome encodes these proteins:
- the LOC131263280 gene encoding large ribosomal subunit protein eL8, which translates to MVTKKPTKKKVVTGKKIAAAPLAPKKVEVKKVVNPLFEKRVKNFGIGQNVQPKRDLSRFVRWPKYIRIQRQRAILQKRLKIPPPINQFSQALDKPTAQQLLKLLEKYRPENPIAKVQRLKAKAEAKAAGKEDVALPKKQNTLRQGVNTVVKLVEQKKAQLVVISHDVDPIELVVYLPALCRKMGVPYCVIKGKSRLGTLVYRKTCTCVALTQVENSDRANLAKLVETIKTNFNDRYDEIRRHWGGGLLGPKSMARIAKIERAKAREAVTQKAV; encoded by the coding sequence ATGGTTACTAAGAAGCCCACGAAGAAGAAGGTTGTGACCGGCAAGAAGATTGCTGCCGCCCCGCTGGCCCCGAAAAAAgttgaggttaagaaggtggtCAACCCGTTGTTCGAGAAACGTGTTAAGAACTTCGGCATCGGTCAGAATGTGCAGCCGAAGCGTGACCTGTCCCGATTCGTTCGCTGGCCGAAGTACATTCGCATTCAGCGCCAGCGTGCTATCCTGCAGAAGCGTCTGAAGATTCCACCGCCGATTAACCAGTTCTCCCAGGCCCTGGATAAACCCACTGCTCAGCAGCTGCTGAAGCTGCTCGAGAAGTACCGCCCGGAGAACCCGATCGCTAAGGTACAGCGTCTGAAGGCAAAGGCTGAGGCGAAGGCTGCCGGCAAGGAGGATGTTGCTCTGCCGAAGAAGCAAAACACCCTCCGCCAGGGCGTCAACACCGTGGTGAAGTTGGTTGAGCAGAAGAAGGCCCAGCTGGTGGTGATTTCGCACGACGTCGACCCGATCGAGCTGGTCGTCTACCTGCCCGCGCTCTGCCGCAAGATGGGTGTCCCGTACTGCGTCATCAAGGGCAAGTCTCGTCTGGGAACATTGGTATACCGCAAGACGTGCACCTGCGTTGCCCTGACTCAGGTGGAGAACTCGGACCGCGCCAACCTGGCCAAGCTGGTCGAGACGATCAAGACCAACTTCAACGATCGCTACGATGAAATCCGCCGTCACTGGGGAGGTGGTCTGCTCGGACCCAAGAGTATGGCACGCATTGCCAAGATTGAGCGTGCAAAGGCCCGCGAAGCCGTTACGCAGAAGGCTGTCTAA
- the LOC131264712 gene encoding protein yellow-like codes for MMRSIATRCRFLPLAVALFGYALTVVSAERGSCTAENCTRAIYTWEGGRIVWPCPTTKRLITSTGKYTPRDLIAMRCQRAGTNTLCAFPRYKSSNPITLSKVYATKKGCDVKFEPFPCWSEQEEGNCNALQSVTDLYSDGDYLWVLDVGVTQSLRTPVQRCPPKVVVYDVKTGKKLKTINLARFVTEKSRLQYLQVECLKGGRCYVYVSDAGNNAIIVYDVYGGRGYRVVLPKAVHLGCRYRDVLYVFLSKHKEGTRLYFTYLGGSRLFAIKTEHLRKGHGGNIIDIGEKTNVPVFLGTDGGHGVFFREEGDSDIYYWDTNTCCKKSNFKLVYKSVLGLYATHAFPDHRLNRMLVLENDFPSYVKDHAGCGTLHQISILDGSCKCGSASL; via the exons ATGATGCGATCGATAGCAACGAGGTGCCGGTTTTTACCACTGGCTGTGGCTCTGTTTGGCTACGCCTTGACAGTAGTTAGCGCCGAGCGAGGATCGTGTACGGCGGAGAATTGTACACGCGCAATTTACACCTGGGAAGGTGGACGCATCGTTTGGCCCTGTCCGACCACGAAGCGGCTCATCACGAGTACAGGCAAGTACACGCCACGTGATCTGATTGCGATGCGATGTCAGCGCGCCGGTACAAACACTCTGTGCGCTTTCCCGCGATACAAGAGCAGCAACCCGATTACGCTGAGCAAGGTGTACGCCACCAAGAAGGGCTGCGACGTCAAGTTCGAGCCGTTCCCGTGCTGGTCCGAGCAGGAGGAAGGCAACTGCAATGCGCTCCAGTCCGTGACCGACCTGTACAGCGATGGCGATTACTTGTGGGTGTTGGACGTCGGAGTCACGCAGTCACTTCGAACGCCCGTCCAGCGCTGCCCACCGAAGGTCGTCGTGTACGACGTGAAGACGGGCAAGAAGTTAAAGACGATCAATCTGGCACGATTCGTGACGGAAAAATCGCGCTTGCAGTACCTTCAGGTCGAGTGTCTGAAGGGTGGCCGCTGCTACGTTTACGTGAGCGACGCGGGTAACAATGCGATCATCGTGTACGATGTGTACGGTGGCCGCGGATACCGGGTGGTACTGCCGAAAGCGGTCCATCTAGGTTGCCGTTACCGCGACGTGCTGTATGTGTTCCTCTCCAAGCACAAGGAAGGCACAAGGCTTTACTTTACCTACCTTGGTGGATCTCGGTTGTTCGCCATCAAAACGGAACACTTGCGGAAGGGTCACGGCGGTAACATTATAG ACATTGGCGAGAAAACGAACGTACCCGTTTTCCTTGGCACCGACGGGGGTCACGGTGTGTTCTTCCGGGAGGAAGGTGACTCGGACATCTACTACTGGGACACGAACACGTGTTGCAAAAAATCCAACTTCAAGCTGGTCTACAAGAGCGTACTTGGATTGTACGCTACCCACGCTTTTCCCGACCACAGACTGAACCGTATGCTGGTGCTGGAAAACGACTTCCCTAGCTACGTCAAGGATCATGCCGGCTGTGGCACGTTGCATCAGATTTCGATCTTGGACGGAAGTTGCAAGTGCGGTTCGGCATCCCTGTAA
- the LOC131263278 gene encoding protein yellow-like has product MGHRTIGLSLAVLCFLLSAFASNEVHEYCDKVYRVNGNSIDFPCESTKNIYCSTQRYIPRNVIPVRCQYDHERVILALPRLKTGVPVTLGQIDLNKPNCYAHIKPFPCWAYQEEGNCNSLQSVIDLFKDVKGILWVLDSGITNFLQQPIKRCPPKVYAFNLNNGKTLKTIDLSEVVKSTTRLQYLVTDYDENGRPFVFVSDADGALISIDVQNNKIFRVVLPRAISAGCGDSDVLYLLLISKPKGQSLVIFSYLCGQKVYSIKSEHLRSGKGANAIVEMGTKRKHSVLLGTDGGNGVVLRYRSEAELFLWDTDQPYRECNFALIQNGDECRLSTHVCVGKNEHLFSLSSNLGDFLNNTCGVGGASSRLKYVCKECDDDCY; this is encoded by the exons ATGGGCCATCGTACGATAGGGCTATCGCTGGCCGTGCTCTGCTTTCTACTGTCGGCTTTTGCCAGCAACGAGGTGCACGAGTACTGTGACAAAGTGTACCGCGTCAATGGCAATTCGATTGATTTTCCGTGCGAATCGACGAAGAACATCTACTGCTCGACGCAGCGCTACATTCCTAGGAATGTGATACCGGTGCGTTGCCAGTATGACCATGAACGGGTTATACTGGCACTGCCCCGGCTGAAGACCGGTGTCCCGGTCACGCTCGGTCAGATTGACCTAAACAAACCGAACTGCTATGCGCATATCAAGCCGTTCCCGTGCTGGGCCTACCAGGAGGAGGGAAACTGCAATTCACTCCAATCGGTCATTGATTTGTTCAAGGATGTAAAG GGAATTCTGTGGGTTTTGGATTCCGGTATAACAAACTTCCTGCAGCAACCCATCAAACGTTGCCCACCGAAAGTATACgctttcaatttaaacaatggCAAGACGCTGAAAACGATCGATCTGTCGGAGGTCGTAAAATCCACTACGCGTCTGCAATATTTGGTAACGGACTATGATGAAAATGGTCGTCCGTTCGT CTTTGTGTCCGACGCAGATGGTGCCCTCATTTCGATCGATGTGCAGAACAACAAAATCTTCCGGGTGGTGCTGCCACGTGCAATCTCGGCCGGATGTGGTGACTCGGATGTGCTTTATCTGTTGCTGATCAGTAAACCGAAGGGCCAAAGTTTGGTGATCTTCAGCTACCTTTGCGGGCAGAAAGTGTACTCTATAAAATCGGAGCATCTACGCAGCGGCAAGGGTGCGAATGCGATCGTCGAAATGGGCACGAAGCGGAAGCACTCCGTGCTCCTCGGAACCGACGGCGGAAACGGTGTGGTGCTGCGCTACCGCAGCGAGGCAGAGCTGTTCCTTTGGGATACGGACCAACCGTACCGGGAGTGCAACTTTGCGCTGATTCAGAACGGGGACGAGTGTCGACTGTCGACGCACGTTTGTGTGGGCAAGAATGAACATCTGTTCAGTTTGTCGTCGAATTTGGGAGATTTCTTGAACAATACCTGCGGAGTTGGCGGAGCTTCATCGCGACTGAAGTACGTTTGTAAAGAGTGTGACGACGATTGCTATTGA
- the LOC131263282 gene encoding ribonuclease P/MRP protein subunit POP5 — MVRVKHRYILVQIKYDNRPKDDAPKVTSKSLSVYLRKQVSKYYGNYGAATVQRLLVMYFNAKTHLCIIRTRHGPHRFVTSVLPLLTQMDEHVFRFRTLYVGATVQQCQKFVVKYQQRYINRTIGYYQGMEQKQKMIENVTAMVRQ, encoded by the exons ATGGTGCGCGTTAAGCATAG GTACATTTTGGTGCAAATAAAATACGACAATCGACCGAAAGATGATGCTCCAAAAGTTACTTCAAAATCGCTTTCAGTATATCTGAGAAAACAAGTATCCAAATACTATGGAAATTATGGGGCCGCCACCGTGCAAAGGTTGCTTGTGATGTATTTTAATGCCAAAACTCACCTATGCATCATACGAACTCGTCACGGACCGCATCGTTTTGTGACCAGCGTACTTCCGTTGCTCACGCAG ATGGATGAACATGTTTTCCGCTTCCGAACGCTCTACGTTGGTGCAACGGTTCAACAGTGCCAAAAATTTGTGGTTAAATATCAGCAACGATACATCAACCGAACGATCGGATACTATCAGGGAATGGAACAGAAGCAAAAAATGATAGAAAACGTAACCGCAATGGTCCGGCAGTAA
- the LOC131263277 gene encoding FGGY carbohydrate kinase domain-containing protein translates to MAHNRAFLVGVDVGTGSARAALVSANGQVLETCVKSIQTWNSQPNYYEQSSEDIWTAVCECVKNVTARIPKEKIKGIGFDATCSLVVLDKDMQPLTVSPSSKDNQRNIILWMDHRAEEEARFINATRHKMLNYVGGTISLEMEIPKLLWLKRHMYNDAWIKAGAFYDLPDYLTFRATGSDGRSICSAVCKWNYDAESRSWCEDFLQSIGLAEELSGNSWKLIGSRVLNPGTPIEGGLSEVAARELGLRVGTAVASSMIDAHAGALALLGCHGPGDESKLTTKMAIICGTSSCHMSLTEDPVLAPGIWGPYKHAIIPGLYLNEAGQSATGILIDHILKTHPCYGELLTEHGSNGKIYAYLNEFLLELAKNRSESSVHRLTLDLHIWPDFHGNRSPLADPNLKGMLCGLTMTKDVQNLALLYLALIQALAYGTRHILQVLETSGRKPITCILLCGGLSKNSLFVQAHADICSVPVLLPTESEAVLLGSAIMGAHAAGLYASLELASANMGGSATIVKPDLSESNRDYHERKYRVFQRMYLDQRGYERIMKG, encoded by the exons ATGGCGCATAATCGAGCGTTCCTTGTAGGCGTTGACGTAGGCACCGGCAGTGCACGAGCCGCTTTAGTTAGCGCCAATGGTCAAGTGCTAGAAACATGCGTAAAATCCATCCAGACCTGGAACAGCCAGCCGAATTACTACGAGCAATCGTCGGAGGATATTTGGACGGCTGTTTGCGAGTGCGTCAAG AATGTCACCGCCAGAATTCCTAAAGAGAAGATTAAGGGCATTGGCTTCGACGCCACCTGTTCGCTGGTGGTTTTGGACAAAGATATGCAGCCGTTAACGGTGAGTCCTTCGTCCAAGGATAATCAACGGAACATTATCCTCTGGATGGACCACCGTGCGGAAGAGGAAGCACGTTTCATCAACGCAACGCGACACAAGATGCTTAACTACGTCGGGGGCACCATATCGCTCGAGATGGAGATACCGAAGCTGCTCTGGCTGAAGCGTCACATGTACAATGACGCGTGGATTAAGGCGGGTGCATTTTATGACTTACCAGATTACCTTACGTTTCGGGCGACTGGTTCCGATGGACGGTCGATTTGTTCCGCTGTCTGCAAGTGGAACTACGACGCCGAGAGTCGTTCCTGGTGTGAGGATTTTCTGCAATCGATCGGTCTAGCCGAAGAGCTGAGCGGTAACAGTTGGAAGTTAATCGGGTCTCGTGTGTTAAATCCAGGAACGCCGATTGAGGGCGGCCTTTCGGAAGTGGCTGCTCGTGAGCTGGGGTTGCGTGTAGGAACGGCCGTTGCCAGCTCGATGATTGATGCGCATGCTGGAGCACTAGCGCTGCTAGGATGCCACGGTCCCGGAGACGAAAGCAAACTTACGACTAAAATGGCCATTATCTGTGGAACATCGTCGTGCCATATGAGCCTCACGGAAGATCCAGTACTGGCCCCGGGAATTTGGGGACCGTACAAGCATGCCATTATTCCGGGGCTTTATCTCAACGAAGCAGGGCAGAGCGCCACAGGAATATTAATTGATCACATTCTCAAGACCCATCCTTGCTATGGCGAGCTGCTGACAGAGCATGGTTCTAACGGTAAAATATATGCCTATCTCAACGAATTCCTGCTCGAGCTGGCGAAAAATCGTAGTGAATCGTCTGTCCATCGCCTGACGCTAGATTTACACATTTGGCCCGACTTCCACGGCAATCGATCTCCGTTGGCGGATCCCAATCTTAAGGGCATGTTATGCGGCCTAACGATGACTAAGGACGTTCAAAATTTGGCTCTGCTTTATCTCGCACTAATTCAAGCACTTGCG TATGGCACGCGACATATACTGCAGGTATTGGAAACATCTGGCCGCAAACCAATCACCTGTATACTGCTTTGTGGTGGATTGAGCAAAAACTCGCTATTTGTACAAGCTCATGCCGATATCTGTTCGGTCCCGGTGTTGCTTCCTACGGAATCAGAAGCGGTTCTGTTAGGATCCGCTATAATGGGAGCGCACGCCGCAGGATTATACGCAAGTTTAGAG TTGGCTTCAGCGAATATGGGCGGTAGTGCAACGATCGTGAAACCGGACTTAAGTGAGAGCAATCGTGATTACCACGAACGGAAATATCGTGTATTCCAGCGGATGTACCTCGATCAGCGAGGTTACGAGCGCATAATGAAAGGTTAA
- the LOC131263279 gene encoding mitochondrial E3 ubiquitin protein ligase 1, producing MEYIQEAVLLGVDLLVLGICSSQYFKLKKNLLLLKDAPQLQIDGQLTERLKKEPERKLGYVVIRGSVTPIGTALRSAMSPSVTGVLQTMTLTEHRVARAMFGFWQQEKQIIHVSANEIPFKLVNGKYGVEIVNGLSAELLDMDTVYENYEPSSLSVFDHLFGLFSGVRQKGLQTTEEMLRDGSFITAVGELEFDDTGIRLHPPSDGSPMFLTTATKSTLLKRLQEAKSSTLLKVILSGTISVVLIGLIARKFYKRKKQEWEEQKLRKQLEASRAERRARTRPPELSEDQLCVVCVVNPKEVICLPCGHVCLCENCAQRINDNCPVCRAVIETKAAAFIT from the exons ATGGAATATATTCAGGAGGCGGTGCTGCTTGGCGTCGACCTTTTAGTGTTGGGGATATGCAGCAGTCAGTactttaaattaaagaaaaatttacTTCTTCTCAAG GATGCACCGCAATTACAAATCGATGGCCAGCTGACCGAGCGGTTAAAGAAGGAACCGGAGCGGAAGCTTGGTTATGTCGTTATCCGGGGGAGTGTTACGCCCATCGGGACGGCACTGCGAAGTGCTATGTCCCCGTCGGTTACCGGTGTGCTGCAAACGATGACACTTAC CGAACACCGTGTGGCCCGTGCGATGTTCGGGTTTTGGCAACAGGAAAAGCAAATCATTCACGTGTCTGCCAATGAAATTCCGTTCAAGCTAGTCAACGGTAAGTACGGGGTCGAGATTGTGAATGGCCTATCTGCCGAGCTGCTCGATATGGACACGGTGTACGAGAATTACGAACCATCGTCGCTGAGCGTGTTCGATCATTTGTTCGGGTTATTTTCCGGAGTTCGACAGAAGGGCTTGCAAACGACGGAAGAGATGTTACGCGATGGAAGCTTCATTACGGCGGTTGGTGAGCTCGAATTCGACGACACCGGCATCCGGCTGCACCCGCCCTCCGACGGCTCGCCAATGTTTCTCACCACAGCTACTAAAAGTACGCTGCTGAAGCGTTTACAGGAAGCAAAATCATCCACACTGCTGAAGGTAATCTTGAGCGGCACCATATCGGTCGTATTAATTGGGTTAATTGCCAGGAAATTCtacaaacgaaagaaacaaGAATGGGAAGAACAGAAGCTGCGCAAACAATTAGAAGCATCCCGTGCGGAGCGTCGTGCCCGTACGCGTCCGCCAGAGCTCAGCGAAGATCAGCTGTGCGTCGTATGTGTCGTAAACCCTAAAGAGGTGATTTGCTTACCCTGCGGCCACGTATGCTTATGTGAAAACTGTGCACAAAGAATCAACGACAATTGTCCGGTTTGCAGAGCAGTCATTGAAACGAAAGCGGCTGCATTTATTACTTAG
- the LOC131263281 gene encoding ubiquitin-conjugating enzyme E2 J2, producing MTNQKPTATCRLKQDYMRLKRDPVPYITAEPLPSNILEWHYVIKGPEDSPYHGGYYHGTLLFTKEFPFKPPSIYMTTPNGRFKTNKRLCLSISDFHPDTWNPAWSVATILTGLLSFMLETTPTMGSCESTTYEKRRYAQQSLEFNMKNEVFQELFPEICEEITERLQKIEEQRKLAATAGESASSSTEAATGGGEAADGGLFVPGRSSADDSNIWHSLYTNLILLVGFVVFAFIVHYVIKTMNI from the exons ATGACGAACCAGAAACCGACTGCTACTTGCCGGCTAAAACAGGACTACATGCGCTTGAAGCGAGATCCAG TGCCGTACATCACAGCCGAACCGCTGCCTTCTAACATCCTGGAATGGCATTATGTGATCAAAGGGCCAGAAGATTCACCGTACCACGGAGGCTACTACCACGGGACGCTGCTGTTCACGAAAGAATTCCCCTTCAAGCCACCGTCGATCTACATGACGACACCGAACGGACGATTCAAAACTAACAAACGGCTTTGCTTGAGCATATCGGACTTCCATCCGGACACTTGGAATCCGGCCTGGTCCGTCGCTACCATTCTGACGGGCCTGCTGAGCTTCATGCTCGAGACGACCCCGACGATGGGTTCATGCGAGTCGACGACCTACGAGAAGCGCCGTTATGCGCAACAGTCGCTCGAGTTCAACATGAAGAACGAAGTCTTTCAGGAACTGTTCCCCGAGATTTGCGAAGAGATCACCGAGCGGTTGCAGAAGATCGAAGAACAGAGAAAACTGGCTGCCACGGCGGGGGAAAGCGCGTCCAGTAGTACCGAGGCTGCCACCGGAGGTGGAGAGGCTGCCGATGGGGGCTTGTTTGTTCCCGGACGGTCCAGTGCGGACGACAGCAACATCTGGCATTCACTCTACACGAATTTGATCCTTTTGGTTGGCTTCGTTGTGTTTGCGTTTATAGTACATTACGTTATCAAAACTATGAACATTTAA